Proteins encoded within one genomic window of Amycolatopsis nigrescens CSC17Ta-90:
- a CDS encoding class I fructose-bisphosphate aldolase: MPPSLHGLGLGTGKKARLHRILYQHGAGNGTGLFLPYDHGLEHGPRDFFVNQDAADPAYLVRLAVEGGFNGVVLQIGNARKFYWEFAGEVPLVLKLNGKTELPPDGDPISPLNATVADAVALGADAVGYTLYVGSPRQAEDFVQFRGVRGDAERYGMPVIVWAYPRGSAVAAKGGRDSFYAVDYAARVAAELGADVVKLTWPVSRTEQVRPEYERDFTEQQMLPALVRSAGRALVLLSGGAKTDLDEVFDRAKQAMDAGAAGLIFGRNIWQWPHDESLRIAAELRALLAQYPAARGERGN, translated from the coding sequence ATGCCACCGTCGCTGCACGGGCTCGGCCTCGGCACCGGGAAGAAGGCCAGGCTGCACCGGATCCTCTACCAGCACGGCGCCGGGAACGGCACCGGCCTGTTCCTGCCGTACGACCACGGCCTGGAGCACGGCCCGCGCGACTTCTTCGTGAACCAGGACGCGGCCGACCCGGCTTACCTGGTGCGGCTCGCCGTCGAGGGCGGGTTCAACGGGGTGGTGCTGCAGATCGGCAACGCCAGGAAGTTCTACTGGGAGTTCGCCGGTGAGGTGCCGCTGGTGCTCAAGCTGAACGGCAAGACCGAGCTGCCGCCGGACGGCGATCCGATCTCCCCGCTGAACGCCACCGTGGCCGACGCCGTGGCGCTCGGTGCCGACGCGGTCGGCTACACGCTCTACGTCGGCTCGCCCCGGCAGGCCGAGGACTTCGTGCAGTTCCGCGGCGTTCGCGGGGACGCGGAGCGCTACGGCATGCCGGTGATCGTGTGGGCCTATCCGCGTGGTTCCGCGGTCGCCGCGAAAGGTGGCCGTGACTCCTTCTACGCGGTGGACTACGCCGCCCGTGTCGCCGCCGAACTCGGCGCGGACGTGGTGAAGCTGACCTGGCCGGTCTCGCGGACCGAACAGGTCCGGCCCGAATACGAAAGGGACTTCACCGAGCAGCAGATGCTGCCGGCGTTGGTCCGCTCGGCCGGGCGGGCGCTGGTGCTGCTTTCCGGCGGTGCGAAAACGGATCTCGACGAGGTCTTCGACCGGGCGAAGCAGGCGATGGATGCCGGTGCCGCCGGGCTCATCTTCGGCCGCAACATCTGGCAGTGGCCGCACGACGAGTCCTTGCGCATCGCGGCGGAGCTGCGTGCCCTGCTCGCTCAATACCCGGCGGCCCGAGGCGAGCGCGGGAACTGA
- a CDS encoding MoaD/ThiS family protein, producing the protein MVTFTLAASLAGFLPERERAGMPAHCSLTIDANNWPEAVAQLRSRCERLGEHVFDGAGRLRPGFLVAVNDVVASRREGPGRLRPGDELFLFAQIAGG; encoded by the coding sequence GTGGTCACCTTCACCCTGGCGGCTTCACTCGCCGGTTTTCTGCCCGAACGGGAAAGAGCCGGGATGCCGGCGCACTGCTCGCTGACCATCGACGCGAACAACTGGCCCGAAGCGGTGGCTCAACTCCGAAGCCGGTGTGAGCGTCTCGGTGAGCACGTCTTCGATGGGGCGGGGCGGCTGCGCCCCGGTTTCCTGGTCGCGGTCAACGATGTGGTGGCCTCGCGCCGGGAAGGACCGGGCCGGCTCCGGCCCGGCGACGAACTGTTCCTGTTCGCGCAGATCGCGGGCGGTTAG
- a CDS encoding ROK family transcriptional regulator, with amino-acid sequence MLEARDLLGPATGTRELNRKKMIIEIMIKADRQSRIARRSGLSQASVSTAVQELAEAGIVEAEKGTEVRGRGRSAQVRLRPVRGVAVGVDLSHDHVTVVARRVDQHFDRIRVQQRQDGAHGGLRRLLPSIVGMIGDAVEETGQTLDDVVAAGISVPRMIDPRTGRFTTPVLPPWTEHDQPAEELGRLLGVHFAIDNDANLGAMAEQTYGMDEPAETVVYVKATTGVGVGIMIGDKLLRGQRGMAGEIGHLTMDRYGEVCQCGGRGCLDSIVGAESLIAEVRQALRGNTIDVPVTLASLIEKAHAGDAVCARVLKDAGRTIGLALAQLCNLFNPHLVVLGGELATGRELILGPCRQELQRYALAGAVNPAEGFVLRLSQLGALAEAQGALILGLRSCHGDEGGRTVNRAVGSGVSSS; translated from the coding sequence ATGCTCGAAGCGCGTGATCTGCTCGGTCCCGCCACCGGGACCCGTGAGCTGAACCGCAAGAAAATGATCATCGAGATCATGATCAAGGCGGACCGGCAGTCGCGGATCGCCCGGCGCAGCGGACTGTCCCAGGCATCGGTCTCCACCGCCGTGCAGGAACTGGCGGAGGCGGGCATCGTCGAGGCGGAGAAGGGCACCGAGGTCAGGGGGCGCGGCCGCAGTGCGCAGGTGCGGCTGCGGCCGGTCCGCGGGGTGGCGGTCGGGGTGGACCTCAGCCACGACCACGTGACCGTGGTGGCCAGGCGGGTGGACCAGCACTTCGACCGGATCCGGGTGCAGCAGCGCCAGGACGGCGCGCACGGCGGGCTGCGGCGGCTGCTGCCGTCGATCGTCGGCATGATCGGCGACGCGGTGGAGGAAACCGGGCAGACGCTGGACGACGTGGTCGCCGCCGGTATCTCGGTGCCCCGGATGATCGACCCGAGGACCGGCCGGTTCACCACCCCGGTGCTGCCGCCGTGGACCGAGCACGACCAGCCCGCTGAAGAACTGGGCCGGTTGCTTGGCGTGCACTTCGCGATCGACAACGACGCGAACCTCGGCGCGATGGCCGAGCAGACCTACGGGATGGACGAGCCCGCGGAGACCGTGGTCTACGTGAAGGCCACCACCGGCGTCGGCGTCGGCATCATGATCGGCGACAAGCTGCTGCGCGGGCAGCGCGGCATGGCTGGCGAGATCGGCCACCTCACCATGGACCGCTACGGCGAGGTGTGCCAGTGCGGCGGGCGCGGCTGCCTGGACAGCATCGTGGGCGCGGAGTCGCTGATCGCCGAGGTCCGGCAGGCGCTGCGCGGCAACACCATCGACGTGCCGGTCACGCTGGCTTCGCTGATCGAGAAGGCGCACGCGGGAGACGCCGTGTGCGCGCGGGTGCTCAAGGACGCCGGCCGCACGATCGGGCTGGCGCTGGCCCAGTTGTGCAATCTGTTCAACCCGCACCTGGTGGTGCTCGGTGGTGAGCTGGCCACCGGCCGCGAGCTGATCCTCGGTCCGTGCCGGCAGGAGCTGCAGCGGTACGCGCTGGCCGGGGCGGTGAACCCGGCGGAGGGGTTCGTGCTGCGGCTCAGCCAGCTCGGCGCGCTGGCCGAGGCGCAGGGCGCGCTGATCCTCGGCCTCCGTTCCTGCCACGGCGACGAGGGCGGCCGAACGGTCAACAGGGCCGTGGGCAGCGGCGTCTCATCGAGTTGA
- a CDS encoding glycosyltransferase, translating to MDVVGTGFPVSLVEVETAPGVTVGAGPAGLAGSVRERLGAARIRHVSSTATGGGVAELLRGSIGRQRLLGLPADWLVADEAPEFFQLTKRIHHGLHGRHSAGGFTAADREFYRAVTERAARRLLAVLGPEDLVVLHDPQTLGTAGHLLAAGRRVAWRCHIGTWSDSPAAEETWELLRPYAERVPQCVFTMKEYVPSYLSPAQVVVIRPSIDPFAAKNRELAPSRQQELLAAVGLTAPGAAGNPVGSTLQSDFLPSDAPAVVQVSRWDPLKDMGGVLRAFADHVAPVTGAHLLLAGPDPADIPDDPEGARIFAEVRRQRELLPEDIRRRVHLIVLSLGDFELNGLVVNAIQRRATVVVQKSLEEGFGLTATEAMWKARPIVAARTGGLTAQLTDQVHGLLVEPADLAGFGAAVTGLLTDPATAARLGAAARERCEAEFLADRELADYLRLYLSML from the coding sequence ATGGACGTGGTGGGTACCGGGTTCCCAGTCAGCCTGGTCGAGGTGGAGACCGCGCCGGGGGTCACCGTCGGCGCCGGGCCGGCGGGCCTGGCAGGGTCGGTGCGGGAGCGGCTCGGTGCCGCCAGGATCCGGCACGTGAGCAGTACCGCGACCGGTGGCGGGGTGGCGGAACTGCTGCGCGGCTCGATCGGCCGTCAGCGGTTGCTCGGCCTGCCGGCGGACTGGCTGGTCGCGGATGAGGCACCGGAGTTCTTCCAGCTCACCAAACGGATCCACCACGGCCTGCACGGCAGGCACAGCGCGGGCGGGTTCACCGCCGCCGACCGCGAGTTCTACCGCGCGGTGACCGAGCGGGCCGCCCGGCGGCTGCTCGCCGTGCTGGGCCCCGAAGACCTGGTGGTGCTGCACGATCCGCAGACCCTCGGCACCGCCGGGCACCTGCTGGCCGCGGGGCGGCGGGTGGCTTGGCGATGCCATATCGGCACCTGGTCGGACAGCCCGGCGGCCGAGGAGACCTGGGAGCTGCTGCGGCCCTACGCCGAACGGGTGCCGCAGTGCGTTTTCACCATGAAGGAGTACGTGCCCTCGTATCTCTCACCCGCACAGGTGGTCGTCATCCGCCCGTCGATCGATCCCTTCGCGGCGAAGAACCGCGAGCTGGCGCCGTCCCGGCAGCAGGAACTGCTCGCCGCCGTGGGGCTGACCGCGCCAGGGGCCGCCGGGAACCCGGTAGGAAGTACGCTGCAGAGCGACTTCCTGCCGTCCGATGCACCGGCCGTGGTGCAGGTGTCGCGGTGGGATCCGCTGAAGGACATGGGCGGGGTGCTGCGTGCCTTCGCCGATCACGTCGCACCGGTGACCGGCGCGCATCTCCTGCTGGCCGGGCCGGATCCGGCGGACATCCCGGACGACCCGGAAGGTGCGCGAATCTTCGCCGAGGTGCGGCGTCAGCGTGAGCTGCTGCCCGAGGACATCCGCCGCCGGGTACACCTGATCGTGTTGTCCCTCGGCGATTTCGAGCTCAACGGCCTGGTGGTCAACGCCATTCAGCGCCGTGCCACCGTCGTGGTGCAGAAGAGCCTGGAAGAGGGTTTCGGCCTGACCGCGACCGAAGCGATGTGGAAGGCGCGGCCGATCGTTGCCGCGCGGACGGGCGGGTTGACCGCGCAGCTCACCGATCAGGTGCACGGGTTGCTGGTGGAGCCGGCGGACCTGGCCGGTTTCGGCGCCGCGGTGACCGGGCTGCTCACCGACCCGGCGACCGCGGCCAGGCTCGGCGCGGCCGCGCGGGAAAGGTGCGAGGCGGAGTTCCTCGCCGACCGCGAGCTCGCGGACTACCTGCGGCTATATCTGTCGATGCTTTGA
- a CDS encoding lasso RiPP family leader peptide-containing protein: MNFAQVLQDKPVRPHAITAGDEPDYESPLLIDLGHVRDVTLGSSSSGSADANSQYYW; this comes from the coding sequence ATGAACTTTGCCCAGGTACTCCAGGACAAGCCGGTCAGGCCGCATGCGATTACCGCGGGGGACGAGCCCGACTACGAATCGCCGTTGCTGATCGACCTCGGGCATGTCCGGGACGTCACCCTCGGCAGTTCGTCCAGCGGCAGCGCCGACGCGAATTCGCAGTACTACTGGTGA